Proteins co-encoded in one Stenotrophomonas maltophilia genomic window:
- a CDS encoding cold-shock protein has product MKKHSLVAAAACIVAIAVVWAAWPAPASDREWSYQKLKPFDYRLLHGDALGFVSAKAVEGFEFHTRYAGATSFEIRCKGVVVMEVESAPSRVLIRMPADAAWRAPDIEHLRMSFERWLFVQQIEGRLLVERAGPSWVEARLRRFDGSMPDTQRCLFGVPRSAWL; this is encoded by the coding sequence ATGAAGAAGCACAGCCTTGTTGCTGCGGCGGCCTGCATCGTGGCGATCGCCGTGGTATGGGCCGCGTGGCCCGCGCCAGCGAGTGATCGGGAGTGGTCCTACCAGAAGCTGAAGCCCTTCGATTACCGGTTGCTGCACGGCGACGCGCTGGGCTTCGTTTCCGCCAAGGCCGTCGAAGGCTTTGAATTCCACACGCGCTATGCTGGGGCGACGTCTTTCGAGATCCGGTGTAAGGGCGTTGTGGTGATGGAGGTGGAGAGTGCGCCCTCGCGCGTGCTGATCCGGATGCCTGCCGATGCCGCGTGGCGGGCACCGGATATCGAGCACCTGCGCATGAGCTTCGAGCGTTGGCTGTTTGTGCAGCAGATTGAGGGGCGGCTGCTGGTGGAGCGTGCGGGGCCATCCTGGGTTGAGGCGCGGTTGAGGCGTTTCGATGGGTCGATGCCGGATACGCAGAGGTGTCTGTTTGGGGTGCCGCGCAGTGCTTGGCTTTAA